One genomic window of Vibrio rhizosphaerae includes the following:
- a CDS encoding alpha-2-macroglobulin family protein yields the protein MLSFLSRFNFIWISLFLLLSSTLQAADFYVSDISETTQDDAPALVIRFTSPVDPNIDLSKLVSVTPNPTSGNIWIPQNNGRQWVLPFVEPSTEYVINVDKKLQSIGGITISETDSEGHVHQFERTVKTRKIVPGANFADQGTFLVGNIQNGIPVTVINQKAVDLDVFRVRDDALDRFIHETSLQGMNNYYRLEKLEKYADLVHTARYENDAKANQRKTYNFNLDPVLEKNEPGIYVAVIRKAGSYDYAYDTAVFTITDIGLHVRKYKDSLVVYSHSIATAKPLAGVDLHFVWPKTAKQAAHEQIGKTDLDGSYQLATNDLPKMVVARQGKGISFLKLNEGALDLSAYPNVPSLHRHYQMFMYGPRDLYRPGEAVLINLLLRDFDGKQVTGLPLTAKLYDARGERMKQFTWQPDSSNLYQVNLQLSDNVPTGKWRLEVSMNDDYVNTYWFQVEEFLPETMTLSFYDGVPNQTRYAPTRGEFHVPIQADYLYGAPAAGNRADAVITVSPSTSPFPLLKDFYFGNAKEKIRGRTWKASEIKLNQEGKGDITVPDRWSKVTVPLRYLVSASVYENGGRPVTRNQSIIQLPDYDKLVGIQPLFKDRPASDSTVQFKLLSVNQKGKPVTDKVSVRLSRNYREYFWEYNDSRGWYWNYKSHIYTVGSEAVNIKNGAVTVDFPVQWGTYILEVTSATGAKSTFEFETEWSWDNHQNSSNLKPDMLQMALDKDRYEPGEMAKLRLTSPIAGDGIINVESTNGVVYSLHQHIQKGENEVSIDIQKSWNRHDLYVTAMVLTPADQVTEVAPKRALGITHLAIVRPDAIANIELTTKDKTQPNKVVHAHIKVTNLAQLGEQKLYATVALVDKGVLNITRYQPPRPEQYFYAPRRFESAYYDIYGKIINNLGYEMINQKFGGDGFDESDETLSRGGKKPKSDVQIVSFFSEPIALTNGEGDVSFELPSFNGKLEWMVVVYGDHSYGSADKAMTVADKVVSQIAMPRFLAMGDQSQVSIDLHNLSDTEQTLRVSVSAEGAVTSEGIQQELTLADKEKTVLTMPVTAAEIEDQGVIRLNISNGDDINISRTWRLGVRSPYPWVTNQLRATLKPGEQWQPQFDLSDLRDSTVQAMLTISDRPAINFRSQFENLLHYPYGCLEQTTSSTYPWLLLNENMATKLGLKDSIEQQFRQPFSEAFRLKQIQNGIEKLKAKQLRNGGFGYWDASSWESRWGTVYATEFLIDARKQGLVVDEDMLKRAIKRLTFFVNNDPKSDMWSESKEYYQFSYRAYAAFVLAKANAISLSALRRLYTQATATDKGSLAGTKSMRYDESGLAWMHLAGALHQLNDTRRAKDALSYALSINRKPDAYYRDYGSVVRDQALSLAVALELGLDDGSLADNLVDSMQDKRWFSTQERIALLKVARQYANKSSQWHSTIQLASSQQSLVKNQAFNSVFDADRLRQLKGITAHNQKLYVSLQYQGAPKGLPQPSSDGLRINRQYYDLQGQLTTPTTLTSGDLVIVELSVATADKNTRIPDALVIDLLPAGLALENQNLGNASVNLDSIVIDEKPLGSYFRERQTQYQEYRDDRFVAAVSLDGQAVKKLYYLARAITPGSYQVAPPFVEDMYRPNYRAVGTSIGTMEIQPR from the coding sequence GTGTTGTCTTTTTTATCAAGATTTAATTTCATTTGGATAAGTCTATTCTTATTGCTTTCCAGTACCCTTCAGGCGGCTGATTTTTATGTCTCTGATATCAGTGAAACTACACAAGATGACGCACCAGCCTTAGTCATTCGTTTTACCAGTCCGGTCGATCCTAATATTGACTTAAGCAAATTAGTTTCTGTGACGCCAAATCCGACATCAGGCAACATATGGATCCCACAAAATAATGGCCGCCAATGGGTACTTCCCTTTGTTGAGCCAAGCACAGAGTACGTCATCAACGTTGATAAAAAGCTTCAATCAATTGGTGGGATAACTATCTCTGAGACAGATAGTGAAGGCCATGTTCATCAATTTGAGCGCACGGTGAAAACTCGTAAAATTGTCCCCGGTGCAAATTTTGCGGACCAAGGGACTTTTTTGGTGGGTAATATTCAAAATGGTATTCCCGTGACTGTGATTAATCAGAAAGCCGTCGATTTAGATGTATTTCGGGTTCGGGACGATGCTTTAGATCGCTTCATTCACGAAACGTCGCTACAGGGGATGAATAATTACTACAGGCTTGAGAAATTAGAAAAATACGCTGATTTAGTTCATACGGCACGCTACGAAAATGATGCAAAAGCCAATCAACGGAAGACCTACAATTTCAACTTAGACCCGGTCTTAGAAAAAAATGAACCGGGGATTTATGTTGCGGTGATTCGCAAAGCGGGTAGTTATGATTATGCCTATGACACGGCAGTCTTTACCATTACTGATATCGGTCTGCATGTCAGGAAGTACAAAGATTCTTTGGTGGTTTACAGTCACTCGATTGCGACAGCAAAGCCGCTTGCCGGTGTCGATTTACATTTTGTATGGCCCAAGACCGCGAAACAAGCCGCGCACGAACAAATCGGTAAGACCGATCTGGACGGTAGCTATCAGCTAGCGACCAATGATCTGCCTAAAATGGTGGTTGCGCGTCAGGGCAAAGGCATTTCCTTTCTGAAATTAAATGAAGGGGCGTTGGATCTTTCCGCCTACCCGAATGTGCCCAGTTTGCATCGCCATTATCAGATGTTTATGTACGGACCTCGTGATCTGTATCGCCCCGGTGAAGCCGTTTTAATTAATTTACTCCTCCGTGACTTTGATGGAAAACAAGTTACCGGCTTACCACTGACAGCCAAGCTTTATGATGCACGGGGTGAACGCATGAAGCAGTTCACTTGGCAACCGGACAGCAGCAATTTATACCAAGTTAATCTTCAGTTAAGTGACAATGTTCCCACAGGAAAGTGGCGTCTTGAAGTCAGTATGAATGACGACTATGTCAATACATATTGGTTTCAGGTGGAAGAGTTCTTACCGGAGACGATGACCCTGTCATTTTACGATGGCGTACCCAACCAAACTCGCTATGCGCCGACCCGTGGTGAGTTTCATGTGCCGATACAAGCCGACTATCTCTACGGTGCTCCTGCGGCAGGGAATCGTGCTGATGCGGTGATTACCGTGTCGCCTTCGACGTCACCATTTCCATTGCTCAAGGATTTTTATTTTGGCAATGCTAAAGAAAAAATCAGAGGCCGGACATGGAAAGCTTCGGAAATTAAGCTTAATCAAGAAGGGAAGGGTGACATCACCGTTCCTGATCGTTGGTCTAAGGTGACCGTGCCGTTACGCTATCTTGTCAGTGCCAGTGTTTATGAAAACGGTGGCCGCCCGGTGACCCGTAATCAATCAATTATACAGTTGCCGGATTACGACAAACTGGTCGGGATTCAACCGTTGTTTAAAGATCGGCCTGCATCCGATAGTACCGTACAATTTAAGTTATTGAGCGTTAACCAAAAAGGCAAGCCCGTCACCGATAAAGTCAGTGTTCGCCTGTCTCGCAACTATCGGGAATATTTCTGGGAATACAATGATTCGCGTGGTTGGTACTGGAATTATAAAAGCCATATTTATACCGTAGGTAGCGAAGCGGTCAATATTAAAAATGGTGCTGTTACCGTCGATTTCCCGGTGCAATGGGGCACTTATATTTTAGAAGTGACTTCAGCAACGGGAGCCAAGAGTACCTTTGAGTTCGAAACGGAGTGGAGCTGGGACAACCATCAAAACAGCAGCAATTTAAAACCGGATATGCTGCAGATGGCATTAGATAAAGATCGTTATGAACCCGGTGAGATGGCTAAATTGCGTTTGACCAGCCCTATCGCAGGTGATGGGATTATCAACGTTGAATCGACGAATGGGGTGGTGTACAGCCTGCATCAACATATCCAGAAAGGCGAAAACGAAGTCAGTATTGATATTCAAAAATCTTGGAACCGACATGATTTGTATGTCACAGCCATGGTATTAACGCCGGCTGATCAGGTTACGGAAGTTGCGCCCAAACGTGCACTGGGAATCACACATTTAGCAATTGTCCGCCCGGATGCCATTGCGAACATTGAACTGACCACGAAGGACAAAACACAGCCCAATAAAGTGGTTCATGCCCATATCAAAGTGACGAATCTAGCCCAGTTGGGTGAGCAAAAATTATATGCCACGGTCGCGCTGGTGGATAAAGGGGTGCTGAATATTACCCGTTATCAACCCCCTCGGCCGGAGCAGTACTTCTATGCACCTCGCCGGTTCGAATCTGCGTACTACGATATCTATGGCAAAATCATCAATAACTTAGGTTATGAGATGATTAACCAGAAATTCGGTGGTGATGGATTTGATGAATCGGATGAAACGCTCAGTCGTGGCGGTAAAAAGCCCAAATCGGATGTGCAAATTGTATCGTTCTTCAGTGAACCGATTGCATTGACGAACGGTGAAGGCGATGTGAGTTTTGAATTGCCAAGCTTCAACGGCAAATTGGAGTGGATGGTTGTGGTCTATGGCGACCACAGTTACGGGAGTGCAGATAAAGCGATGACCGTGGCTGATAAGGTCGTCTCGCAAATCGCCATGCCGCGCTTCCTCGCGATGGGAGATCAGAGTCAAGTGAGTATTGATCTGCATAATCTCTCTGATACCGAACAAACGCTTCGGGTGAGTGTCAGTGCCGAGGGCGCGGTCACGAGTGAAGGGATACAGCAGGAACTGACACTTGCTGATAAAGAAAAAACCGTACTTACGATGCCTGTTACAGCGGCTGAGATTGAAGATCAAGGTGTGATCAGACTAAATATCAGTAATGGTGATGACATCAATATCTCCCGGACCTGGCGACTGGGTGTCCGTAGCCCTTATCCTTGGGTCACCAATCAATTACGTGCCACACTGAAGCCCGGTGAACAATGGCAGCCACAGTTTGATCTCAGTGACTTGCGCGACAGCACTGTCCAAGCCATGCTGACGATTTCTGATCGGCCTGCGATCAATTTCAGAAGTCAATTCGAAAACCTATTGCATTACCCTTACGGCTGTTTAGAGCAAACGACCAGCTCGACCTATCCTTGGTTATTGCTCAACGAAAATATGGCTACAAAACTTGGCTTAAAGGACAGCATTGAACAGCAGTTCCGGCAGCCATTCAGCGAAGCATTCCGCCTGAAACAAATTCAGAACGGGATTGAGAAACTAAAAGCCAAACAGCTGCGTAATGGTGGTTTTGGTTATTGGGATGCCAGCAGTTGGGAATCGCGGTGGGGAACCGTTTATGCCACTGAGTTTTTAATTGATGCGCGTAAACAAGGTCTGGTTGTTGACGAAGATATGTTAAAGCGTGCGATCAAACGTTTGACCTTCTTTGTCAACAATGACCCTAAAAGCGATATGTGGAGTGAAAGCAAAGAATACTATCAGTTCTCGTATCGGGCTTACGCGGCTTTTGTGTTAGCGAAGGCCAATGCCATCAGCTTGAGTGCCTTGCGCCGACTTTATACGCAGGCCACAGCAACGGATAAAGGGTCGTTGGCTGGTACAAAGTCAATGCGATATGATGAGTCGGGTCTTGCCTGGATGCATTTAGCCGGTGCATTACATCAGCTAAATGATACCCGCAGAGCGAAAGATGCACTTTCTTATGCCCTGAGTATTAACCGCAAGCCCGATGCCTATTACCGGGATTATGGTTCAGTTGTACGCGATCAGGCATTAAGCCTTGCTGTTGCCTTAGAGCTCGGGCTGGATGACGGCTCGCTGGCGGATAATCTGGTCGATAGTATGCAAGACAAGCGCTGGTTCAGTACGCAAGAGCGGATCGCGTTATTAAAAGTCGCCCGCCAATATGCCAATAAAAGCAGTCAATGGCATAGCACCATCCAGTTAGCATCGAGTCAGCAGTCACTGGTTAAAAATCAGGCATTCAATTCGGTATTTGATGCAGACCGTCTGCGTCAGCTCAAAGGTATTACTGCGCACAACCAGAAGTTGTATGTCAGCCTGCAATATCAAGGGGCACCGAAAGGTTTACCGCAACCGTCCAGCGACGGTCTGCGTATCAACCGGCAGTATTACGACCTTCAGGGCCAGCTGACGACGCCAACCACGCTCACCAGTGGCGATTTGGTCATTGTTGAGTTAAGTGTTGCGACAGCAGATAAAAATACCCGTATCCCGGATGCTTTAGTGATTGACCTGTTGCCCGCCGGTCTGGCGCTGGAAAACCAAAATCTGGGCAATGCCAGTGTTAATCTGGATAGCATTGTGATTGATGAGAAACCACTTGGAAGCTACTTCCGTGAGCGCCAGACGCAGTATCAAGAATATCGCGATGATCGCTTTGTGGCAGCTGTCAGTCTCGACGGTCAGGCTGTGAAGAAGCTCTATTATCTGGCGCGGGCGATCACTCCGGGGAGTTATCAGGTTGCACCGCCATTTGTAGAAGATATGTATCGTCCGAATTATCGTGCTGTAGGGACGTCAATCGGAACGATGGAGATACAGCCTCGTTAA
- a CDS encoding VOC family protein — MISHIDHIVLTVSDIERSVAFYKRVLLMQEVSFANGRKAVKFGCQKINFQILGQEPRNLAQVGSGDVCLISDWPLGDVVNHLAGEGVEIVEGPVEKSGASGPIQSVYFLDPDLNLIEVSVYM; from the coding sequence TTGATTAGTCATATTGATCATATCGTTTTGACAGTTTCGGATATTGAACGGTCGGTCGCCTTCTACAAACGAGTTCTGCTCATGCAAGAGGTCTCGTTTGCCAATGGGCGTAAAGCAGTTAAATTTGGCTGCCAAAAGATCAACTTTCAAATCTTAGGCCAGGAACCCCGAAACTTAGCGCAGGTTGGTTCCGGTGATGTGTGTTTAATCTCTGACTGGCCTTTAGGCGACGTCGTCAACCATTTAGCCGGTGAAGGGGTTGAAATTGTCGAAGGTCCGGTCGAAAAGTCAGGCGCAAGCGGGCCGATTCAGTCGGTCTATTTCCTCGACCCGGATTTAAATCTGATTGAGGTGAGTGTGTATATGTAA
- a CDS encoding GNAT family N-acetyltransferase, whose amino-acid sequence MKIRHAEVTDIDALLVLSEQIGMLHFENAPFAFNKPSAADKLFWLNMLNHDESSLFLLVESDRQVVGFLTAMMTQNDTIPFIVDCPICRVGTIVIDEKHRASGIGTKLMAACEHWAKSRGAAQIRLEVMTFNQSAQKFYQQLGFQDQSHIMYRHLD is encoded by the coding sequence ATGAAAATTAGACACGCAGAAGTCACAGATATCGACGCGTTATTGGTTTTAAGTGAGCAAATAGGAATGCTACACTTTGAAAACGCACCGTTCGCATTCAACAAACCTTCAGCCGCTGATAAATTGTTCTGGCTGAATATGCTCAATCATGATGAATCTTCATTGTTTTTGCTGGTCGAGTCAGACCGTCAGGTTGTCGGCTTTCTGACCGCGATGATGACTCAAAATGATACCATTCCATTTATTGTTGATTGTCCGATATGTCGTGTTGGAACGATCGTCATTGATGAGAAACATCGTGCGTCTGGTATTGGAACCAAACTGATGGCTGCCTGTGAGCATTGGGCAAAATCACGAGGCGCCGCGCAAATCAGACTTGAAGTGATGACCTTTAATCAATCGGCGCAAAAGTTTTATCAGCAACTCGGTTTTCAAGACCAGTCGCACATCATGTATCGGCATCTCGACTAA
- a CDS encoding lytic murein transglycosylase → MKRLWSVGLGLILSCPLYAANTESFEQYVDGLKQQAQKAGISQATITAAFDSVTYRPRAIVADKNQPEKKLTLDEYIPRAVPDWKVTKAKKLYQEHYDELARIGKEYGVQPRYIVALWGVESNFGSLTGGYNVIDALATLAYDGRREQFFRKEMMAALQILDERHISPQAMKGSWAGAMGQCQFMPSSFLAFAADGDGDGKKDIWGSRADVFASTANYLSQSGWNEHMIWGRQVHLPRGFDMSLSGRGKAQGKMLHQWSELGVTRYDGSPLPKLKDDIQAWLIAPDDEQGRVYLIYNNYNVLMKWNRSYYFALAVSHLADRIIMN, encoded by the coding sequence ATGAAAAGATTATGGTCAGTCGGATTGGGATTGATTCTGAGTTGTCCCCTCTATGCCGCCAATACAGAGAGCTTCGAACAGTATGTGGATGGCCTGAAGCAACAAGCGCAGAAAGCGGGCATCAGTCAAGCAACTATCACCGCCGCCTTTGATTCAGTGACTTACCGCCCCAGAGCGATTGTTGCTGATAAGAATCAGCCGGAAAAAAAGCTGACGCTGGATGAATATATTCCGCGGGCGGTCCCGGATTGGAAAGTCACCAAAGCGAAAAAACTCTATCAGGAACACTATGATGAGCTGGCGCGAATTGGTAAAGAATATGGCGTACAGCCCCGTTATATTGTGGCTTTGTGGGGTGTCGAGAGTAATTTTGGTTCACTGACCGGTGGATACAATGTGATCGATGCTTTGGCGACCTTAGCCTATGACGGACGCCGTGAGCAGTTTTTCCGCAAAGAAATGATGGCAGCACTGCAAATCCTCGATGAACGACATATTTCACCACAAGCGATGAAAGGCTCCTGGGCCGGTGCCATGGGGCAGTGTCAGTTTATGCCGAGCTCGTTTCTGGCTTTTGCGGCCGATGGTGACGGCGACGGGAAAAAAGATATCTGGGGAAGCCGGGCGGATGTGTTTGCATCAACCGCGAATTATCTGAGTCAGTCCGGCTGGAATGAACACATGATTTGGGGGCGTCAGGTCCATTTACCCCGAGGGTTCGACATGAGTCTGAGCGGACGAGGCAAAGCACAGGGTAAAATGCTCCACCAATGGAGTGAACTGGGGGTGACACGTTATGATGGTAGCCCGTTACCGAAGTTGAAAGACGATATTCAGGCGTGGCTGATTGCCCCCGATGATGAGCAGGGCCGCGTTTATTTGATCTATAACAACTATAACGTGTTGATGAAGTGGAACCGCTCTTATTACTTCGCATTGGCGGTCAGTCATCTCGCGGATCGTATTATTATGAACTAA
- the pbpC gene encoding penicillin-binding protein 1C, translating to MSKYCRRWAYLPMTGILLFGAFLLYDWAVPVDLESRTLSQTVLAEDGSILRHFADENGVWRFPVTLDDVSPNYLTALITYEDQYFYDHPGVNVLALMRATWQWLSSGEIVSGGSTLTMQVARIRYPEPRTIWGKLKEIVRALQLEWHFSKKDILTYYLNHAPFGGTYEGIQAASLGYFGHSVKQLTDAQAALLAILPQAPSYYRPDRHPARARQARDKLMRRLVAQHVWSPEQLNDALIEDITVAPKEGYQSAPLLARRLVTESQAPQIHTFIHPQWQSQTSELLRHYVHGIGENVSAAALVVENQTGKVKVYAGSADFNDNSRFAYVDMVSAIRSPGSTLKPFIYGMALDEGMIHSESLLMDVPLNFGGYQPDNFNSGFSGPVSVTHALQKSLNIPAVQVLEQLKPVYFFLKMQKAGIHLKLPVGAIPNLAIALGGVGSDLEDLVYAYTSLGNKGQAQHLRFRSADKQTQQPLLSEGAAWVIRKILLENPKSVAGLAVKTGTSYGFRDAWAIGVSQHYTIGVWIGRPDGVPMPGHYGQVTAVPLINNIYQRLNDQRPAPLAPDSVSQVDICWPQGDRVTTDCEERHRAYVVDGTIPKTWYNIAEQQQLFNQSEFYFWQASDTQLRVNIGCHIKAQRHKVTVWPAPLDPWLKPEQRRAARIPGWDPRCPVTGAIVRQSAVHIHGLANQDAFRFPKQQSQEITVSAEGGEAPFYWLLNGVLLSNQNRKIILKDLKSGRYQLTLIDQAGSRDQVSFAVRRDE from the coding sequence ATGAGTAAATATTGCCGGCGATGGGCTTATCTGCCCATGACCGGCATACTGCTGTTTGGGGCTTTCTTATTATATGACTGGGCTGTCCCCGTCGATTTAGAATCCCGTACTCTTAGCCAGACCGTCCTCGCCGAGGACGGTTCTATTTTACGTCACTTTGCCGATGAAAATGGTGTCTGGCGTTTCCCTGTCACCTTAGACGATGTTTCCCCGAATTATCTCACCGCACTGATCACTTATGAAGATCAATATTTTTATGACCATCCGGGTGTCAATGTGCTGGCTCTCATGCGTGCCACTTGGCAGTGGTTGAGTTCCGGGGAAATCGTATCCGGCGGTTCAACCCTCACCATGCAAGTGGCTCGCATCCGTTACCCGGAGCCCAGAACGATCTGGGGAAAGCTCAAAGAAATCGTCCGGGCATTGCAATTAGAGTGGCACTTCAGTAAAAAAGATATCCTCACTTATTATCTCAACCATGCGCCTTTTGGCGGGACTTATGAGGGGATTCAAGCGGCTTCTTTAGGTTACTTTGGTCATTCGGTGAAGCAATTGACGGATGCTCAGGCCGCGTTATTGGCAATCTTGCCACAAGCGCCCAGTTACTACCGCCCGGATCGCCATCCGGCGCGCGCCCGACAAGCCCGGGATAAATTAATGCGTCGCTTGGTCGCCCAGCACGTCTGGTCGCCGGAACAGCTCAACGATGCGTTAATCGAAGACATTACGGTTGCACCTAAAGAAGGTTACCAGTCGGCGCCCTTACTCGCCCGCAGATTAGTCACCGAGAGTCAGGCTCCTCAGATTCACACATTTATTCATCCCCAATGGCAAAGCCAGACCAGTGAGCTGCTCAGACATTATGTCCATGGTATCGGAGAGAATGTTTCTGCGGCGGCTTTGGTGGTTGAAAATCAGACCGGCAAGGTCAAAGTCTACGCCGGATCCGCTGACTTCAATGACAACAGCCGTTTTGCTTATGTGGATATGGTGTCAGCCATAAGGTCACCGGGTTCGACCCTCAAGCCCTTTATTTACGGTATGGCCTTAGATGAAGGAATGATACATAGTGAAAGCTTATTGATGGACGTGCCCCTCAATTTTGGTGGCTATCAACCTGACAATTTTAACAGCGGATTCAGTGGCCCTGTGTCGGTCACGCACGCTTTACAGAAAAGCCTCAATATTCCGGCGGTGCAAGTGCTGGAACAGTTAAAACCGGTTTATTTCTTCTTAAAGATGCAAAAAGCAGGTATTCATTTAAAACTCCCTGTGGGTGCAATACCGAATTTAGCGATTGCGCTCGGAGGCGTGGGTTCTGACTTAGAAGATTTAGTCTATGCGTACACGAGTCTAGGGAACAAAGGGCAAGCACAGCATCTTCGTTTTCGCTCGGCAGACAAACAGACCCAGCAACCGCTTTTAAGTGAAGGGGCGGCGTGGGTGATCCGAAAAATTTTATTGGAGAACCCCAAATCCGTGGCTGGTCTGGCGGTCAAGACCGGTACCAGCTATGGATTCCGGGATGCGTGGGCCATCGGTGTCAGCCAGCATTACACCATCGGCGTATGGATCGGCAGACCGGATGGTGTCCCCATGCCCGGGCATTACGGCCAAGTGACCGCGGTGCCGTTAATCAACAATATTTATCAGCGCCTCAATGACCAACGCCCAGCCCCGTTGGCGCCTGACAGCGTCTCTCAAGTCGATATTTGCTGGCCACAGGGGGATCGGGTTACAACCGACTGTGAGGAGCGCCATCGGGCTTATGTTGTCGACGGGACCATTCCGAAGACTTGGTACAATATTGCGGAGCAACAGCAACTGTTTAATCAGTCTGAATTTTACTTTTGGCAAGCCAGTGACACTCAGTTGCGTGTCAATATTGGCTGCCACATCAAGGCACAACGGCACAAAGTGACGGTCTGGCCAGCGCCGCTCGACCCATGGTTGAAACCGGAGCAACGCCGTGCGGCCCGTATTCCCGGCTGGGATCCGAGATGTCCGGTGACCGGGGCGATTGTTCGACAGTCTGCTGTACACATTCACGGGCTTGCGAATCAGGATGCATTCCGGTTTCCGAAGCAACAGTCTCAAGAGATCACTGTTTCTGCTGAAGGGGGAGAAGCGCCTTTTTACTGGCTTTTAAACGGAGTTTTGCTGTCAAATCAGAACAGAAAGATTATCCTGAAAGATTTAAAATCAGGTCGCTATCAACTGACGCTAATTGATCAAGCCGGTTCAAGGGATCAAGTGTCGTTTGCGGTGCGGCGTGATGAGTGA
- the folD gene encoding bifunctional methylenetetrahydrofolate dehydrogenase/methenyltetrahydrofolate cyclohydrolase FolD encodes MTAQNIDGTLISKTVRAEVSARVKARTDAGLRAPGLAVVLVGEDPASHVYVGSKRRACEEVGFISKSFDLPANTTQHALLELIDELNADASIDGILVQLPLPAGLDATPILERILPHKDVDGFHPYNVGRLAQRIPTLRSCTPKGIMTLLERYNINPRGKHAVVVGASNIVGRPMTLELLLAGCTTTTCHRFTQDLEQFVRQADILVVAVGKPHFIPGEWIKPGAVVIDVGINRMDDGKLVGDVEYDVAKNQASYITPVPGGVGPMTVATLIENTMLACEQFHTD; translated from the coding sequence ATGACTGCTCAAAATATTGATGGAACTCTAATTTCCAAAACTGTTCGTGCCGAAGTCTCTGCACGGGTGAAAGCAAGAACCGATGCAGGACTTCGGGCGCCGGGACTGGCCGTGGTTCTAGTCGGTGAAGATCCGGCTTCCCATGTTTATGTCGGCAGTAAACGCCGGGCCTGTGAAGAAGTCGGCTTTATTTCCAAGTCATTCGATTTACCCGCCAATACCACGCAACATGCATTACTTGAACTGATTGACGAACTGAATGCCGATGCCAGTATTGATGGCATTCTGGTCCAGTTGCCTCTGCCTGCCGGTCTGGATGCAACCCCCATTCTGGAAAGAATCTTGCCGCACAAAGATGTGGATGGTTTCCATCCTTACAATGTCGGACGGCTTGCACAACGCATTCCGACGCTTCGTTCCTGTACGCCGAAAGGCATCATGACGCTGTTGGAGCGCTACAATATTAACCCGCGCGGCAAGCATGCTGTTGTGGTCGGTGCATCCAACATTGTCGGTCGCCCGATGACACTCGAGCTTCTCTTAGCCGGTTGTACAACCACAACTTGTCATCGCTTTACGCAAGACCTCGAGCAATTTGTACGTCAGGCCGATATCTTAGTCGTCGCGGTCGGCAAACCACATTTCATTCCCGGAGAATGGATTAAACCGGGTGCAGTTGTGATTGATGTCGGTATTAACCGTATGGACGATGGCAAGCTCGTCGGTGATGTGGAATATGATGTGGCGAAGAATCAAGCCAGCTATATCACGCCGGTACCCGGCGGTGTCGGGCCGATGACGGTCGCAACACTGATTGAAAACACCATGCTTGCATGTGAACAATTTCACACCGATTAA